A genomic window from Halomonas sp. LR3S48 includes:
- a CDS encoding NAD(P)H-binding protein, producing MKKTILILGCGDIGMVLGRNLLEAGHHVIGARRSVAALEGSGIEPLALDLVDEDALSALPDADYVVYILSADRFDEAAYRAAYSDGLKAVLRTYGGRKTAPKRLFFVSSTSVYAQKEGERVDEESPAEATGFSATVMREAEQALLESALAGTTVRFSGIYGPGRDRLIRQVQEGRIAPKAPPMYSNRIHRDDCAGVLSHLIGLDMADKPLDDLYLASDCAPEPLHDVMLWLAGQLKVEPTEVIQAPLRKRASKRCDNSRLRETGYAFRYPSYREGYAHVMKEGGFLAEPV from the coding sequence TTGAAGAAGACAATACTGATTCTTGGCTGTGGTGACATCGGGATGGTGCTCGGCAGGAACCTGCTGGAGGCCGGGCACCATGTGATCGGTGCCCGCCGCAGCGTGGCGGCACTGGAGGGCTCCGGCATCGAGCCGCTGGCGCTCGACCTTGTCGACGAGGACGCGCTGTCCGCGCTGCCCGATGCCGATTACGTGGTCTACATCCTCAGCGCCGACCGCTTCGACGAGGCGGCCTATCGGGCGGCCTATAGCGACGGTCTCAAGGCGGTGCTGCGCACCTATGGGGGGCGCAAGACGGCGCCGAAGCGCTTGTTCTTCGTCTCTTCCACCAGTGTATACGCGCAGAAGGAGGGCGAGCGAGTCGACGAGGAGAGCCCCGCGGAAGCGACCGGTTTCTCCGCGACGGTGATGCGCGAGGCCGAGCAGGCTCTGCTCGAGAGCGCACTGGCCGGTACCACGGTGCGATTCTCAGGCATCTACGGTCCGGGCAGGGACCGCCTGATCCGTCAGGTGCAGGAGGGCCGTATCGCGCCCAAGGCCCCGCCCATGTACTCCAATCGCATTCACCGCGACGATTGCGCTGGCGTGCTGTCCCACCTTATCGGCCTCGATATGGCGGACAAGCCGCTCGACGACCTCTACCTGGCCAGCGACTGCGCGCCGGAGCCGCTCCACGACGTCATGCTTTGGCTTGCCGGCCAGCTCAAGGTCGAACCCACCGAGGTGATTCAGGCGCCGCTGCGCAAGCGCGCGAGCAAGCGCTGCGACAACTCGCGCCTGCGCGAGACGGGCTATGCCTTCCGCTACCCCAGTTATCGGGAAGGCTATGCCCATGTCATGAAGGAGGGTGGCTTCCTGGCCGAGCCGGTCTGA
- a CDS encoding hydrogen peroxide-inducible genes activator, whose amino-acid sequence MTLTELRYIVTLAQERHFGRAAERCFVSQPTLSVAVKKLEEELGVALFERSKSTVQVTPLGEKIVEQAQRVLEQSSVIKELANSGKDQLASPLRIGAIYTIGPYLFPHLVPALTRSAPQMPLYIEEGFTANLRRKLRSGELDAIIIALPFTETDVVSKALYEEEFEVLMPADHAWAQRECIEKEDLLKERLLLLGEGHCFRDQILEACPAISHQLNSPSNTLTAEGGSLETIRHMVASKLGITVLPRSAIGTVHYESGLLTSRPFKSPAPSRTVAIAWRASFPRPKAIDAVTDAIQQCHEALPEPA is encoded by the coding sequence ATGACTCTAACAGAACTTCGGTACATCGTAACCTTGGCGCAGGAACGCCACTTCGGCAGGGCGGCTGAACGCTGCTTCGTCTCCCAGCCCACGCTGTCGGTAGCGGTCAAGAAGCTCGAGGAGGAACTTGGCGTGGCACTGTTCGAGCGCTCCAAGTCGACCGTCCAGGTGACCCCGCTTGGCGAGAAGATCGTCGAGCAGGCCCAGCGCGTGCTGGAACAGAGCAGCGTGATCAAGGAGCTGGCCAACTCCGGCAAGGACCAGTTGGCCAGCCCGCTGCGCATCGGCGCCATCTACACCATCGGTCCCTACCTGTTTCCGCACCTGGTGCCCGCACTGACACGCAGCGCCCCGCAGATGCCGCTCTACATCGAGGAGGGCTTCACCGCCAACCTGCGACGCAAGCTGCGCAGCGGCGAACTCGATGCCATCATCATCGCACTGCCCTTCACCGAGACCGACGTGGTCAGCAAGGCCCTCTACGAGGAGGAGTTCGAGGTACTGATGCCGGCCGACCACGCCTGGGCCCAGCGCGAATGCATCGAGAAGGAGGACCTGCTCAAGGAGCGCCTGCTGCTGCTGGGCGAGGGCCATTGCTTCCGCGACCAGATCCTCGAGGCCTGCCCCGCCATCAGCCATCAGCTCAACAGCCCGAGCAATACCCTGACCGCCGAAGGCGGTTCACTGGAGACGATCCGTCACATGGTCGCCTCCAAGCTCGGCATCACCGTGCTGCCGCGTTCGGCCATCGGCACCGTGCACTATGAAAGCGGGCTGCTTACCAGTCGGCCGTTCAAGTCGCCGGCGCCCTCACGCACCGTGGCGATCGCCTGGCGCGCCAGCTTTCCGCGCCCCAAGGCGATCGACGCGGTCACCGATGCCATCCAGCAGTGTCACGAGGCGCTTCCGGAACCGGCATGA
- the recG gene encoding ATP-dependent DNA helicase RecG, with the protein MNALDAPVTSLKGVGEAVAVKLARLRVESVADLLFHLPLRYQDRTRITPIGTLRAGHEAVVEGEVSASDVVKGRRRSLLVRLRDGSGILSLRFFHFSPAQQQQFRPGTRVRCFGEARAGATGLEIYHPEYRLLSADAPPVEDHLTPIYPTTEGLHQARLRALIEQALARLDEAPEALPDWIGETLRARFGLPELHHCVHVLHQPPPDADPERLASGQHPATRRLALEELLAHRLSLQQVRQQIQQDGAPALPSGRSLQARFLTQLPFSLTGAQRRVLDEIGADLAREVPMLRLVQGDVGSGKTVVAAMAALSAIAGDCQAAMMAPTEILAEQHYRTLKAWFAPLGIEVAWLAGKLKGKTRLDTKAAILDGRARMVVGTHALFQGDVHFQRLGLAIVDEQHRFGVHQRLALREKGEAGGLTPHQLVMTATPIPRTLAMSAYADLDVSIIDELPPGRTPVKTVVVPDERRPEVVARIRHACAEGRQAYWVCTLIEESDALQCQAAEATRDELTEALPELAIGLVHGRMKPAEKAAVMDDFKSGELDLLVATTVIEVGVDVPNASLMIIENPERLGLSQLHQLRGRVGRGTSESFCVLLYHGPLSAHSRERLAVMRETNDGFRIAEKDLELRGPGEVLGTRQTGLAQMKIADLERDTDLLERVAPLAEALLASHPEASRPLIRRWLGEEAGRYGQV; encoded by the coding sequence ATGAACGCTCTCGACGCGCCGGTCACCTCCCTGAAGGGCGTCGGGGAAGCGGTCGCAGTGAAGCTGGCGCGCCTGCGCGTGGAGAGCGTGGCCGACCTGCTGTTTCATTTGCCGCTGCGCTACCAGGACCGCACCCGGATCACGCCGATCGGCACCCTGCGTGCCGGACACGAAGCGGTGGTGGAGGGCGAGGTTTCGGCCAGCGACGTGGTCAAGGGGCGCCGACGCAGCCTGCTGGTGCGCCTGCGCGACGGTTCGGGCATCCTCAGCCTGCGCTTCTTCCACTTCTCCCCGGCCCAGCAGCAGCAGTTCCGCCCCGGCACCCGGGTACGCTGCTTCGGCGAGGCCCGCGCCGGTGCCACCGGGCTCGAGATCTACCACCCCGAGTATCGCCTGCTCAGCGCCGATGCACCGCCGGTGGAAGACCACCTGACGCCGATCTATCCCACCACCGAGGGATTGCATCAGGCGCGGCTAAGGGCGCTGATCGAGCAGGCCCTGGCCCGACTCGACGAGGCCCCCGAGGCACTGCCCGACTGGATCGGCGAGACATTGCGCGCGCGCTTCGGCCTGCCGGAGCTGCACCACTGCGTGCACGTGCTGCATCAGCCGCCCCCCGATGCCGACCCCGAACGGCTGGCGAGCGGCCAACACCCGGCCACCCGACGCCTGGCGCTGGAGGAACTGCTGGCCCACCGTCTTAGCCTGCAGCAGGTACGCCAGCAGATCCAGCAGGACGGCGCCCCAGCGCTGCCCAGCGGACGCAGCCTGCAGGCACGCTTCCTCACCCAGTTGCCGTTCTCGCTGACCGGCGCCCAACGCCGCGTGCTCGACGAGATCGGCGCGGACCTGGCACGCGAGGTGCCCATGCTGCGCCTGGTGCAGGGCGACGTGGGTTCGGGCAAGACGGTAGTGGCTGCCATGGCGGCGCTGTCGGCCATCGCCGGCGACTGCCAGGCGGCGATGATGGCACCCACCGAGATACTCGCCGAGCAGCACTACCGTACGCTCAAGGCGTGGTTCGCGCCGCTCGGCATCGAAGTGGCGTGGCTGGCCGGCAAGCTCAAGGGCAAGACGCGTCTCGACACCAAGGCGGCCATCCTGGACGGCCGCGCGCGCATGGTGGTCGGCACTCACGCCTTGTTCCAAGGCGACGTGCACTTCCAGCGCCTGGGGCTAGCCATCGTCGACGAACAGCACCGCTTCGGCGTGCACCAGCGCCTGGCGCTGCGCGAGAAGGGCGAAGCCGGCGGGCTCACGCCGCACCAACTGGTGATGACCGCCACGCCGATCCCGCGCACCTTGGCGATGAGCGCCTACGCCGACCTCGACGTCTCGATCATCGACGAGCTGCCGCCCGGGCGTACCCCGGTGAAGACGGTGGTGGTGCCCGACGAGCGCCGCCCCGAGGTGGTGGCGCGCATTCGCCATGCCTGCGCCGAGGGCCGCCAGGCCTACTGGGTCTGTACCCTGATCGAAGAGTCGGACGCGCTGCAGTGTCAGGCCGCCGAGGCGACCCGCGACGAGCTTACCGAGGCGCTGCCGGAGCTCGCCATCGGCCTGGTCCACGGACGCATGAAACCGGCCGAGAAGGCTGCGGTGATGGATGACTTCAAGTCAGGCGAGCTCGACCTGCTGGTGGCCACCACGGTGATCGAGGTGGGCGTCGACGTCCCTAATGCCAGCCTGATGATCATCGAGAACCCGGAACGCCTGGGGCTTTCGCAGCTGCACCAGTTGCGTGGTCGAGTTGGCCGCGGCACCAGCGAGAGCTTTTGCGTGCTGCTCTACCACGGGCCGCTATCGGCCCATTCCCGCGAGCGCCTGGCGGTGATGCGCGAGACCAACGACGGTTTCCGTATCGCCGAGAAGGATCTCGAGCTGCGCGGTCCCGGCGAAGTGCTCGGCACCCGCCAGACCGGCCTCGCCCAGATGAAGATCGCCGACCTGGAGCGCGACACCGACCTGCTGGAGCGCGTCGCACCGCTGGCCGAGGCGCTGCTGGCCAGCCACCCCGAGGCCAGCCGACCGCTGATCCGGCGCTGGTTGGGCGAGGAAGCCGGGCGCTACGGGCAGGTGTAG
- the yccS gene encoding YccS family putative transporter — protein sequence MPTSLSLSLRRLWTLDKFAYSLRVFLAFSGALLLSWALADITLVIPLFLGIIASALSETDDSWQGRLQALAVTLVCFAAAALVVRWLFPWPWLFALGLGVATFVLIMLGAVGQRYATIASGTLILSIYTMINIEHHGGVPQAGDWEQTLLILSGAAWYGVISVIWCALFSRQPVKQSMAQLYRELGRYLMLKATLFEPLRGVDIEARRLALARQNGRVVTALNQAKEMIFRRLEGQRGEGKLNRYLRIYFIAQEIHERASSTHYPYARLTEAFFHHDVLFRCQRLLDQQGQACKRLGKALLLNRPFEHDQSEQALADLRASIDHLRAMHNPAWRELMYPLNALADNLATLEERLATGYNPDAGDDPSDAALFDRSPESVKEAWTRVRLNLTVGSPTFRHAIRLPMALLAGYGLLQLIHPTQGFWILLTTLFVCRPNFAATRRFMTQRIAGTVLGLLVGWASITLFPSALLQILIAVIAGVTFFATREKHYVIATAAITLLVLCSFNQVGDGFDLIWPRLFDTLLGALIAGAAVFFILPDWQGRRLHREAANALGANRRYLEEILHQYASGKQDDLAYRLARRNAHNADAALSTLLANVLQEPEPYRRRVADDGFRFLVLSHTLLSYLSALGSHRHRLGEEAHDARLLPEGQRIADYLAMLADHLTRRVPTAGLEEARETLVARLEGKPPEWEEEGYRPMHTQLLLIAQQLGALTEAAERLIAVSDDRHETAATVGTG from the coding sequence ATGCCGACCTCGCTATCGCTCTCACTGCGGCGTCTGTGGACGCTGGACAAGTTCGCCTACAGCCTGCGGGTCTTCCTCGCCTTCAGCGGGGCGCTGCTGCTGAGCTGGGCGCTGGCCGACATCACCTTGGTGATCCCGCTGTTCCTGGGCATCATCGCCAGCGCGCTGTCGGAGACCGACGACAGCTGGCAGGGCCGCCTGCAGGCGCTTGCGGTCACGCTGGTCTGCTTCGCCGCCGCGGCGCTCGTCGTGCGCTGGCTGTTTCCGTGGCCGTGGCTGTTTGCCCTGGGGCTGGGCGTGGCGACCTTCGTGCTGATCATGCTCGGCGCCGTGGGACAACGCTATGCCACCATCGCCTCCGGCACGCTGATCCTGTCGATCTATACCATGATCAATATCGAGCATCACGGCGGCGTGCCGCAGGCGGGCGACTGGGAGCAGACGCTGCTGATCCTCTCGGGGGCGGCCTGGTATGGCGTGATTTCGGTGATCTGGTGTGCACTCTTTTCACGCCAGCCGGTCAAGCAGAGCATGGCCCAGCTTTATCGCGAGCTGGGCAGGTACTTGATGCTCAAGGCGACGCTGTTCGAACCGCTGCGCGGCGTCGATATCGAGGCGCGCCGCCTGGCGCTGGCGCGACAGAACGGCAGGGTGGTGACGGCGCTCAACCAGGCCAAGGAGATGATCTTCCGCCGGCTCGAGGGGCAACGCGGCGAGGGCAAGCTCAATCGCTACCTGCGCATCTACTTCATAGCCCAGGAGATCCACGAGCGCGCCAGCTCCACGCACTACCCCTATGCCCGGCTGACCGAGGCGTTCTTCCACCACGATGTGCTGTTTCGCTGCCAGCGCCTGCTCGACCAGCAGGGCCAGGCCTGCAAGCGGCTGGGCAAGGCGTTGCTGCTCAACCGCCCCTTCGAACACGACCAGAGCGAGCAGGCACTCGCCGACCTGCGCGCCTCCATCGACCACCTGCGGGCCATGCACAATCCGGCATGGCGCGAGCTGATGTACCCGCTCAACGCCCTGGCCGACAACCTCGCCACCCTCGAGGAGCGGCTGGCGACGGGATACAACCCCGATGCCGGCGACGACCCGAGCGATGCGGCGCTGTTCGACCGCTCGCCCGAAAGCGTGAAGGAGGCCTGGACGCGTGTGCGGCTCAACCTGACGGTAGGCTCGCCCACCTTTCGTCATGCCATTCGCCTGCCCATGGCGCTGCTGGCGGGATACGGCCTGCTCCAGCTGATCCATCCCACCCAGGGTTTCTGGATCCTGCTCACCACGCTGTTCGTCTGCCGCCCAAACTTCGCCGCCACCCGGCGCTTCATGACCCAGCGCATCGCCGGTACCGTGCTGGGGCTGCTGGTCGGCTGGGCGTCGATCACGCTGTTCCCCAGTGCCCTGTTGCAGATCCTGATCGCGGTGATCGCCGGCGTGACCTTCTTCGCCACCCGTGAGAAGCACTATGTCATTGCCACCGCCGCCATCACCCTGCTGGTGCTGTGCAGCTTCAATCAGGTTGGCGACGGCTTCGACCTGATCTGGCCGCGGCTTTTCGACACCCTGCTCGGCGCGCTGATCGCCGGCGCGGCGGTGTTCTTCATCCTGCCCGACTGGCAGGGGCGCCGGCTGCATCGCGAGGCGGCCAACGCGCTCGGGGCCAATCGTCGCTATCTGGAAGAGATCCTGCACCAGTACGCCAGCGGCAAGCAGGATGACCTCGCCTACCGCCTGGCACGGCGCAACGCGCACAACGCCGATGCGGCGCTGTCGACCCTGCTGGCCAATGTGCTGCAGGAGCCCGAGCCCTATCGCAGGCGTGTCGCCGATGACGGCTTCCGCTTCCTGGTGCTGTCGCATACGCTGCTGAGCTACCTTTCGGCACTGGGATCCCATCGGCATCGGCTCGGTGAGGAGGCGCACGATGCCCGGCTGCTGCCCGAGGGACAGCGCATCGCCGACTACCTGGCGATGCTGGCGGACCATCTCACCCGACGCGTACCGACCGCCGGGCTGGAGGAAGCGCGAGAGACGTTGGTGGCGCGGCTCGAAGGCAAGCCACCGGAGTGGGAGGAGGAGGGCTACCGGCCCATGCATACGCAATTGCTGTTGATCGCCCAGCAGTTGGGAGCACTGACCGAAGCCGCCGAGCGCCTGATCGCGGTGAGCGATGACCGCCATGAAACCGCTGCCACGGTGGGCACTGGCTGA
- a CDS encoding DUF3100 domain-containing protein, with translation MDMKLLLDWRLHLTVVLASLLAEWIGIQRIPLGPGTLLLLPLFYAFIVGVLLNPHLFSGMQRIIPKRVSNAAGPLIMISILPFIAKFGSTIGPAIEQIVAAGPALILQELGNLGTMLLALPFAVLVLRMGREAIGATYSIAREPNIAIISDKYGLRSPEGIGIMGVYVVGTMFGTLYFALMAGYLASLDILDIRALAMACGVGSGSMVAACSGALAEAAPHLRDELLAFSGASNLLTYATGLYVSLFIALPVAEWLYKRLGGAVLKEARHENL, from the coding sequence ATGGACATGAAACTGCTACTCGACTGGCGCCTGCACCTGACGGTGGTCCTGGCGTCGCTGCTTGCCGAGTGGATCGGCATACAGCGCATCCCTCTTGGCCCCGGCACGTTATTGCTGCTGCCGCTGTTCTACGCCTTCATCGTCGGCGTGTTGCTCAACCCGCACCTCTTCTCGGGCATGCAGCGCATCATTCCCAAACGGGTCAGCAACGCTGCCGGCCCGCTGATCATGATCTCCATCCTGCCCTTCATCGCCAAGTTCGGCTCCACCATCGGCCCCGCCATCGAACAGATCGTCGCCGCAGGACCGGCGCTGATCCTGCAGGAGCTGGGCAACCTCGGCACCATGCTGCTGGCGCTACCTTTTGCCGTGCTGGTATTGCGCATGGGCCGCGAGGCCATCGGTGCCACCTACTCCATCGCCCGCGAACCCAACATTGCCATCATCTCCGACAAGTACGGACTGAGAAGCCCCGAGGGCATCGGCATCATGGGCGTCTACGTGGTAGGCACCATGTTCGGCACCCTCTACTTCGCGCTGATGGCCGGCTACCTCGCCTCGCTGGACATCCTCGACATCCGTGCCCTGGCCATGGCCTGCGGCGTGGGCAGCGGCAGCATGGTGGCGGCCTGTTCCGGCGCCCTGGCCGAGGCAGCCCCCCACCTGCGCGACGAGCTGCTCGCCTTCTCCGGTGCCAGCAACCTGCTGACCTACGCCACTGGCCTCTACGTTTCCCTGTTCATCGCCCTTCCCGTTGCCGAATGGCTCTACAAGCGCCTGGGTGGCGCCGTACTCAAGGAGGCCCGCCATGAAAACCTCTGA
- a CDS encoding M20 aminoacylase family protein, whose product MDDSLLPTQERLTAWRRDFHRHPETAFEEHRTAGRIAELLRQAGLEVVTGLGGGTGVVAMLDGRRGPGRAIGLRADIDALDVAEANEFAYASQVPGKMHACGHDGHTTMLLGASCALAADPDFAGRVYFIFQPAEESEGGGRVMVEEGLFERFPMQAVYGLHNWPGLAVGEAAVHDGAVMAAFDVFTLKLTGRGCHAAMPHLGSDTILAACQLASQLQGLISRETPPHQSAVLSITQFHAGDAFNVIPETVELRGTLRCFDAELRAYLQRRFREAVDSLAGFHGLAVELAYEPRYPATINTSAHAARCAEVLEALPGITRVHRDLPPSMASEDFAFMLEACPGAYIWLGNGVESAALHNPRYDFNDAIAPLGVAYWQALVRTLLDD is encoded by the coding sequence ATGGATGACAGCCTACTGCCGACCCAGGAGCGCCTCACGGCCTGGCGCCGCGATTTCCATCGCCACCCGGAGACCGCCTTCGAGGAGCATCGCACCGCCGGGCGCATCGCCGAGCTGCTGCGCCAGGCCGGCCTCGAGGTCGTCACCGGGCTGGGTGGCGGCACGGGTGTCGTGGCGATGCTCGACGGCAGGCGCGGCCCCGGGCGCGCCATCGGGCTGCGCGCCGACATCGATGCGCTCGACGTGGCGGAGGCCAACGAGTTCGCCTACGCCTCCCAGGTACCGGGCAAGATGCACGCCTGCGGCCACGATGGGCATACCACCATGCTGCTGGGGGCGTCCTGCGCGCTGGCCGCCGACCCCGACTTCGCCGGACGGGTCTACTTCATCTTCCAGCCGGCGGAAGAGAGCGAAGGCGGCGGCCGTGTAATGGTCGAGGAGGGGCTCTTCGAGCGCTTTCCCATGCAGGCCGTGTATGGCCTGCACAACTGGCCGGGGCTGGCCGTGGGCGAGGCGGCGGTGCACGACGGCGCGGTGATGGCGGCCTTCGACGTCTTCACCCTCAAGCTCACCGGACGCGGCTGCCACGCTGCCATGCCTCACCTGGGCAGCGACACCATCCTGGCCGCCTGTCAGCTGGCCAGCCAGCTGCAGGGGCTGATCAGCCGCGAGACGCCACCGCACCAGAGCGCAGTGCTGAGCATCACCCAGTTCCATGCCGGCGACGCCTTCAACGTGATCCCGGAAACGGTGGAGCTGCGCGGCACGCTGCGCTGCTTCGATGCCGAGCTGCGCGCCTACCTGCAGCGACGCTTCCGTGAGGCCGTCGATTCGCTGGCCGGCTTCCACGGCCTGGCGGTCGAGCTCGCCTACGAGCCGCGCTACCCCGCCACGATCAATACTTCGGCGCATGCGGCACGCTGCGCCGAAGTGCTCGAGGCGCTGCCGGGTATCACCCGGGTGCACCGCGATCTGCCGCCGAGCATGGCCTCGGAGGACTTCGCCTTCATGCTGGAAGCATGCCCCGGTGCCTACATCTGGCTCGGCAACGGCGTGGAGAGCGCGGCGCTGCACAACCCGCGTTACGACTTCAACGATGCCATCGCCCCGCTCGGCGTGGCCTATTGGCAGGCCCTGGTCAGGACCCTGCTCGACGACTGA